The DNA segment CGACTTTTGACACCAGCGACAAGCCCATCGGCGAGAGCATCAACTCACCAAGCGTCAGCACGCCATAAGCGCCGACCAGCCAGGCGGGCGAGACTTTGTAAGCGTAGATATTGCTGCCGGTCACCGTCGCCTCGCCCGACTTTGCCGCCAGGAAGAAGATGAAGAACGCCAGCGCCGTCATCGCCATGCCGAAGGCCATCTTGGTCGGCGTTGATGGCTCCTTGCCTTTCTTGTCGAGCCAGCGCCAGAAGGTGATCAGCGGCACCGTTAGCAAGATGACCCAGCCGGGGTTGATGGCGTTCGAGATGATGCCGCGCACATTCCAGGCGGTGTTCTCGTCCGCCCAGAAGGTGATCGTCGTGCCATTCTGATGAAAGACCATCCAGAAGACGATAACGACCAGGAAGACGACAACGAGTGCGCCGATACGCTTCCATTCGGGCACCGCATCCATCGCGCTCTGGCGGCTGATGCCCGCGGGCGGCGCGTCGGCGGTGGTCGCCGCCGCGTCGGCCATCTCGCGCGGGCCGGTTAACGCCTTCTTCTTCTCCTCGACGTAATGCTTAAAGCGCCAGAGGATCGCCAGCGACAAGACCATGCCGAGGGCGGCGACGGTGAAGCCCGGGCGGAAGCCGAATTTGGCCTGCACGATGGTGGCCGAGATGGGCGCGAGAAAAGCGCCGATATTGATCCCCATGTAGAAGAGGTTGTAGGCGCGGTCTTTCAGGCGGCTGCCGTCGGGGTAGAGGTTGCCGACCATCGTCGACACGTTCGGCTTGAACAGGCCATTGCCGATGACCAGGAAGGTGAGCGCCGTGTAGAGCACCGGCAGCGAATGGACATAAAGCATCAAGTAGCCGGCCATAAAAAAGACCGCGCCGATCATCACGGCGCGGCGGTAGCCGAGATACTTGTCCGCCAGCCAGCCGCCGAGGAGCGGGCTGGCGTAGACAAACATCTGATAGTTGGCGTACAGCGTTGACGCCTCTGCCGCCGACCAGCCGAAGCCTTCTTTCTCGTCGCGCAGGTAAAGGGTGAACATCGCCACCATGGTGTAGAAGCCGAAGCGCTCCCACATCTCTGTGGCGAACAATACATAAAGCCCGGGCGGATGTTTATCCAGGTCGCCAGTCACCGGGTTGATGACATCCGGCGTGTGCGTGCGTGTCGCCATAGGTCTCGGCTCCTTGACTTGAAGTGGGTCAGCGGGATTGCGCGCCTACCGCCTCCGCTTGATCGTGGTAGATCAATCCCGCAACACCCGGGGCGAGAGAGGCTGATGGGCAATTCGGAAACTTGATTCTAACCGAGCCGCAAACCGAGCGGCAAACGCATTCAGATGGTGACCAGGGACGAGAAAGAGGAAGTCATGAGTCAGGAGTCAGGAGTCAGAATAAAAGCGGCGGCGCGCGAAGTGTACTCACGGCCGCCGACTTCCTTATTCATTCTGACTCCTGACTCCTGACTTCTCTCGGCATCACTTGTCGCTTGTTACGCTCTGCGTTGCCGGCTACACTGGGCGCGAGCGTGGGCCAATCGAATTCAGTGAAGATGGATGAGCCAATGTTTGAGTGGGATTCAGGCGGTAAGCGGTACGTCATTCGCGAAGTCAGGAGCGAAGCCGAGTATCACGCCATCGAAGAGTTGCAGCGCGAGGCATGGCAGTTCAGCGATCTCGACATCATGCCGGCGGCAACCATGATGGCCACAGCGCATGCGGGCGGCTGCGTTCTCGGAGCTTTTGACGGCGACCGGATGATCGGCTTTGCGTATGGCTTCCCGGCGCTCGAAGGCGGCCGCGCCTCGATCCATTCGCATATGCTGGCGGTCAAGCCCGAATGCCGCAACGCCCAGGCGGGCTTTTACCTCAAGCTGGCGCAACGCGACTTCGCGATGGGCCACAACCTCGACGAAATCACCTGGACGTATGACCCGCTACAAAGCCTGAACGCCCACCTGAATTTCGGCAAGCTCGGCGTCATCTCGGAACGGTATCTGGTCAATTTTTATGGCGAAGCGACTTCGAGCCCGCTGCATCAGGGGTTCGGCACAGACCGGCTGTGGGTGCGCTGGCTGCTTGCCAGCCATCACGTCAAGACGCGCATCCGCCGCGACCAGGCGAGCGCCCGCCCCGCTAAGCTTATCGCTGATCTTGAAGAGGCGGCGCGCATGGCGCTCGTCATCAACACGGCGGGGGAGCCGCAGCTAGAAGATTTTGCGGCGCGGCTGGCCGGCGATTCGTGCATGATCGAGATTCCGCACGATATCACGGCGCTGAAAGAACGCCAGCCGCAGGCCGCTACTCGCTGGCGCGAGGCGACCCGCGCGGCGTTTCTTGCGGCCCTTGAAGCCGGGTTTGTGGTTGAAGATTTTTTGCGCGCGGACGGCGAAGGCGATCCGCGCTGGTTCTATCTGCTGGGACGCTAAGGCGGGGCGCGCTTACTGCGTCACCCCGACCTTGACCTGCTTGGCCTGCTCAAGATTCTGGCGGGCGTAATCCGAGATGTAATTCCGCATACCGAATTCCGTCCAGCTCATGCCGTACTGCCGGGCCTCGGCAATGGCGCGCTCGTCCGTCCAGCCCTCTTTCGCGATGCGATAACAGGCAATGATCGTTCCGGTTCGATCAGAGCCGCGTTTGCAGTGAATAAAGACCGGCCAGTTCTGTTGATCGTCTATGAGCGCCATCACCTTCTTGACCTGCGCGTCAGTCGGGCGGCTCAACCCCGGCATCGACACGGCGTAGTAGCGCAGGCCGAGCGCCTTGGCTTCGGCCTCTTCGGCGTGTGAGAGCTCGTCTTCGCCGCGCAGGTTGATGATGGTTTTGACGCCGATCTCAGCGAGCTTCTTCACGCCGCCGGTCGCGGGCTGGCCGCCGCGATAAAGGTGGTCTTGCACCTTGCGGAAGTTCGGCAGCTCTTTGTAACGCACCTCACTCTGAGCGGCGCTGACCGAGACCAGGAGCGCCAGCACAAGCAGACTGGAGCTCAGGCGATTGAATCGTTGCTTCATAACTGATGACCCTCTTCAGAGTGGCTGGTTACTTGTTGGTGCCGGCATCAACGACGATGCTCTTCTGCGACTTCTGCGCGTAATCGTAGACGTAATCCTTGAGCGTGCCGTGACCGAAGCCGCTTTCGAAATCGTACTGCTTCATCTCGGCATAGGCGCGGTCGGCCGTCCACTTGTCGTGGGTGAGACGATAGATCGCCGTCATTGCGCCGGTGCGGTGGCGGCCGCCGTGGCAATGGAAAAAGACCGGCTGGTTGGCGGGATCATTGACCAGCTTCAAGAACAGCTCGGCCTTTTCCGCCGACGGCCATGATTTGTCGCTCATCGGGATGCGGTAGAACTTCATCCCCGCGTCCTCGACCTCTTGCTCTTCGCCGCCTTCGCCATCCTGCTGAAGATCGATGACGGTCTTGACGCCGAGCGCCGCCAGATCGGCGTAATCACGACGACTTGGCTGCGCGCCGCGATAGAGGTGCTTATCCACCTGGCCGAAATTCTTGATGCGAACGTTTGCCGAGCGGCTGTCCGAGCCGGTTTGCGCAACCGCGAGGACGGCCAGAGCAATAACCAGCGCCGGGACCACAGACACGGCGCGAGAGAGTTTTCGATTGACACGCATACGACAGTCTCCTTAGAAAAACCTGACCCAATAGTTCGTGTTTTGTTGGGGTGCGTTAATTATGATGCGCCAAGTGCTGAATCGTTGTAAAGCGTATTCTTACGATTTTCTTGCGCCGCCATCTTGTGATTTTATTGCGCCGGCGGAGGGCTCAACTCTCACCCTGCTCGAAGATGCGCCCCCCTGTATGGTTGTCTCCGCTGTTGACACGTATCAGAACACCGCCGCCCGCTTCGGCGCTTTACAGGGCTGGCGCAGCGCATCTTTATGGCACTGATGTTGCCTGAATAAGAGCAGAGATTGAGGGAGGAATATATGAACCGGAAAGGCGTATTGTCTATTATTCTCGCGGCGGGCCTGATGTTGATGAGCCTCGCGCCGGACGCTCTGGCCGGGTCGCACCGCCATCATCACAAGCGGCATCATCACCATTCGGCGGCAAAAAAGATCGCTTCGATTGGCGCTCCCATAGCCATCGGCATGGCATTCGGGCCAGCCGGCAGCGTCGGCTATCAGGTGGTCAAACACCGCCGAGCCATCAAGCATCACCTGATCCATCATTGAGCGCACAGCCGTGGGAAAAGCGCGCCGGCACGATCAAAGCTGGCGGCGGCTTGTTGACAACCGCGGGGCGAAGCTTTAGAAACATCCATGCTATTGGTTGAATCCATCTCCCCGGATGATAGCTCTAAAAGCACCTCGTGGAAGGAGCCCGATGTAATGCGCGCCTCAAGAATCAAATTGCTCCCTTTGCTGACCGCCGTCTTCTTACTCACTGCCTATATTGCCACGCAAGCCCAGCCGTTGACTGACAAGAAACCGCCGGCGGGCTATCACCTGCTGAAGCGCATAGAGGTCGGCGGCGAGGGCGGATGGGATTACCTGACGGTGGATAGCGACGCGCGCCGCCTTTATGTCTCGCACGCCACGCGCGTCGTCGTGATTGATCTGGACAAGGGCTCGGTCGTCGGCGAGATTCCCAACACCAATGGCGTCCACGGCATCGCCATTGTGCCGGAGGTCGGCCACGGCTTTACGAGCAATGGCCGCGACAACAACGTGACGATCTTTGACCTGAAGACGCTGAGCGTCACCGGACAGGTTAAGACCGGCAAGAATCCCGACGCCATTATTTATGACCCGGCGTCGCGGCGCGTCTTCACTTTCAACGGCGCGAGCGCCGACACGACCGCCATTGATGCGGCCACCGGCACGGTCGCCGGCACCATCGCGCTTGGCGGCAAGCCGGAGTTCGCCGCCGCCGATGGTCACGGCATGGTCTACGTCAACATCGAAGACAAGAGCGAAGTCGTGGCGTTTGATTCAAAGAGTCTGAGCGTCAAGGCGCGCTGGCCGCTTGCGCCCGGCGAAGAGCCGAGCGGCATGGCGATGGACCGCCACACGCGCCGTCTCTTCGTTGTCTGCTCCAACAAAAAGATGATCGTGATGAATGCCGACAACGGGCGCGTCGTCGCCGACCTCGCAATCGGCCAGGGCGTGGACGGCGCCGCATTCGACCCGGACACGAAGCTTGCCTTCAGCTCGAACGGCGAAGGCACGCTGACCGTCGTGCATGAAGACGCCGCCGACAAGTACACGGTCGTCGAAACCGTGCCGACGCAGAGAGGCGCGCGCACAATCGCCCTCGACCCCAAGACGCACAACGTCTACGTGGCGACGGCGCAATTCGGCCCGCCGCCCGCCGCCACGCCGGAACGCCCGCGCCCGCGGCCTTCTATCGTTCCCGGCTCGTTTGTCGTTCTGGTCTACGGCAAGTGAAGCGGCAGAGGTAAGGCGTGGCAGTCAACGAAGTGCGCGCACAGCAATGCCGATGTTATGATTCAGGTGTGGATGAGCTTTCCCCATTCGTTTAAGCTGCCGGCTGATCCTTAGTCGCGCGGCTTGAACGGCGACAGAGATGATCACACTGAAGAATCGCACCGCCCGCATCATCCGACAGGCTCTCCGTTCGCGCATCCGGCTCGGCCTTGCCGCCGCGCTGCTCTCTGTTATATGGATCACCAACACGCACGGGCAGCAGCAGCCGACGCCGCAGCAGAACCCGAATCCACCGGCAACAAAGCCTTCGCAAAATCAGAACCCGCCGACCCCCGCGCCCAACCCCGCGCCGCCAACCACACCTGCGCAACCTCCCGCACCCGCCGTGCCCTTTGCGCAACCGGCGACGCAAGCGCCCACGCAGCCGGGCACTCCGATTGCGCTCGGTGATGCCGTGCAGCAGGCCATCAATCAGGCTTCGACTTTTCAGCAGGCGCGCGTCGAAGAGTTGATCGCCGCCGAAGACGTGCGCCAAGCGCGGCTGGCTTTCCTGCCGCGCCTGACCAGCTCGCTATCGT comes from the Blastocatellia bacterium genome and includes:
- a CDS encoding GNAT family N-acetyltransferase, coding for MFEWDSGGKRYVIREVRSEAEYHAIEELQREAWQFSDLDIMPAATMMATAHAGGCVLGAFDGDRMIGFAYGFPALEGGRASIHSHMLAVKPECRNAQAGFYLKLAQRDFAMGHNLDEITWTYDPLQSLNAHLNFGKLGVISERYLVNFYGEATSSPLHQGFGTDRLWVRWLLASHHVKTRIRRDQASARPAKLIADLEEAARMALVINTAGEPQLEDFAARLAGDSCMIEIPHDITALKERQPQAATRWREATRAAFLAALEAGFVVEDFLRADGEGDPRWFYLLGR
- a CDS encoding tyrosine-protein phosphatase, whose amino-acid sequence is MKQRFNRLSSSLLVLALLVSVSAAQSEVRYKELPNFRKVQDHLYRGGQPATGGVKKLAEIGVKTIINLRGEDELSHAEEAEAKALGLRYYAVSMPGLSRPTDAQVKKVMALIDDQQNWPVFIHCKRGSDRTGTIIACYRIAKEGWTDERAIAEARQYGMSWTEFGMRNYISDYARQNLEQAKQVKVGVTQ
- a CDS encoding YncE family protein, giving the protein MRASRIKLLPLLTAVFLLTAYIATQAQPLTDKKPPAGYHLLKRIEVGGEGGWDYLTVDSDARRLYVSHATRVVVIDLDKGSVVGEIPNTNGVHGIAIVPEVGHGFTSNGRDNNVTIFDLKTLSVTGQVKTGKNPDAIIYDPASRRVFTFNGASADTTAIDAATGTVAGTIALGGKPEFAAADGHGMVYVNIEDKSEVVAFDSKSLSVKARWPLAPGEEPSGMAMDRHTRRLFVVCSNKKMIVMNADNGRVVADLAIGQGVDGAAFDPDTKLAFSSNGEGTLTVVHEDAADKYTVVETVPTQRGARTIALDPKTHNVYVATAQFGPPPAATPERPRPRPSIVPGSFVVLVYGK
- a CDS encoding peptide MFS transporter, whose protein sequence is MATRTHTPDVINPVTGDLDKHPPGLYVLFATEMWERFGFYTMVAMFTLYLRDEKEGFGWSAAEASTLYANYQMFVYASPLLGGWLADKYLGYRRAVMIGAVFFMAGYLMLYVHSLPVLYTALTFLVIGNGLFKPNVSTMVGNLYPDGSRLKDRAYNLFYMGINIGAFLAPISATIVQAKFGFRPGFTVAALGMVLSLAILWRFKHYVEEKKKALTGPREMADAAATTADAPPAGISRQSAMDAVPEWKRIGALVVVFLVVIVFWMVFHQNGTTITFWADENTAWNVRGIISNAINPGWVILLTVPLITFWRWLDKKGKEPSTPTKMAFGMAMTALAFFIFFLAAKSGEATVTGSNIYAYKVSPAWLVGAYGVLTLGELMLSPMGLSLVSKVAPTRLRGFMMGGWFFATAMGNKLTQIAVFWTKWPHSTFWIVLSGLALVMAVVLLVLLRPLKKAMPGV
- a CDS encoding tyrosine-protein phosphatase: MRVNRKLSRAVSVVPALVIALAVLAVAQTGSDSRSANVRIKNFGQVDKHLYRGAQPSRRDYADLAALGVKTVIDLQQDGEGGEEQEVEDAGMKFYRIPMSDKSWPSAEKAELFLKLVNDPANQPVFFHCHGGRHRTGAMTAIYRLTHDKWTADRAYAEMKQYDFESGFGHGTLKDYVYDYAQKSQKSIVVDAGTNK